In the Ipomoea triloba cultivar NCNSP0323 chromosome 6, ASM357664v1 genome, one interval contains:
- the LOC116022017 gene encoding protein yippee-like At5g53940 isoform X1, which yields MGRIFVVDLEGRTYNCKFCKTQLALADDLVSRAFHCRRGKAYLFNNVVNNMVGPLEERMMLSGMHTVADIFCCCCGQIIGWKYEAAHEKSQKYKEGKFVLERGRIIDGGDSEFYIGNHPILSDAEDA from the exons ATGGGAAGGATATTTGTGGTGGATCTTGAAGGCAGGACTTACAACTGCAAATTCTGCAAAACCCAGCTAGCTCTTGCTGATGATCTTGTTTCCAGG GCATTTCACTGCCGCAGAGGAAAAGCTTACCTATTCAATAATGT GGTGAATAACATGGTTGGACCTCTGGAAGAGAGGATGATGCTCTCGGGGATGCATACGGTTGCAGATATATTTTGTTGCTGCTGTGGGCAAATAATCGGCTGGAAATAT GAGGCTGCACACGAGAAAAGCCAGAAGTACAAAGAAGggaaattcgtcctcgaaag AGGGAGGATCATAGATGGAGGAGACTCTGAATTCTACATAGGAAATCACCCTATCTTGAGTGATGCAGAAGATGCATAG
- the LOC116023049 gene encoding probable protein phosphatase 2C 39: MSSQQQGKMRGPCLQEAGKGRSKMSENIKHGYHLVEGKMGHAMEDYVFAQFKEVDDENELGLFAIFDGHLSQEVPNYLRSHLFDNILNEPNFWSEPESAMRRAYRITDSTILEKAAELGRGGSTAVTAILINGRKLVVANVGDSRAVICKNGVAKQLSVDHEPEREKKVIEDRGGFVSNFPGDVPRVDGQLAVARAFGDKSLKEHLSSEPDVVTETIDDQTEFLILASDGIWKVMSNEDAVKCVRGIKDPRTAAKHLNVEAISRKTTDDVSTVVVRFR, translated from the exons ATGTCTTCCCAACAACAAGGGAAAATGAGGGGTCCATGTTTACAAGAGGCGGGGAAGGGGAGAAGCAAGATGTCGGAGAACATAAAACATGGTTACCATTTGGTGGAAGGAAAGATGGGTCATGCCATGGAAGATTATGTTTTCGCACAGTTTAAGGAAGTTGACGACGAAAACGAACTGGGCCTCTTCGCAATCTTCGACGGCCATTTAAGCCAAGAGGTCCCCAATTACCTTCGATCTCACCTCTTCGACAACATCCTAAACGAG CCAAACTTCTGGTCTGAACCGGAGAGTGCGATGAGAAGAGCATATCGCATTACAGATTCGACGATTTTGGAGAAGGCGGCGGAGTTGGGGAGAGGAGGGTCGACGGCGGTGACGGCGATACTAATAAATGGTCGGAAACTGGTGGTGGCGAACGTGGGGGACTCACGCGCCGTCATATGCAAGAATGGGGTAGCGAAACAGCTGTCGGTGGATCATGAGCCTGAAAGAGAGAAGAAGGTTATTGAGGATAGAGGTGGCTTTGTCTCAAACTTTCcag GGGATGTTCCACGAGTGGATGGGCAGTTGGCAGTAGCAAGGGCATTTGGTGACAAGAGCTTGAAGGAGCACCTTAGTTCAGAACCGGATGTGGTGACAGAGACCATAGATGATCAAACTGAGTTTCTTATTCTAGCAAGTGATGGAATATGGAAG GTAATGTCGAATGAAGATGCAGTGAAGTGCGTACGAGGTATAAAAGATCCTCGGACAGCCGCCAAGCACCTTAACGTTGAGGCCATCTCCAGGAAGACTACCGACGATGTTTCCACCGTTGTCGTAAGGTTCCGCTGA
- the LOC116022017 gene encoding protein yippee-like At5g53940 isoform X2 produces the protein MILFPGHFTAAEEKLTYSIMCEVNNMVGPLEERMMLSGMHTVADIFCCCCGQIIGWKYEAAHEKSQKYKEGKFVLERGRIIDGGDSEFYIGNHPILSDAEDA, from the exons ATGATCTTGTTTCCAGG GCATTTCACTGCCGCAGAGGAAAAGCTTACCTATTCAATAATGTGTGA GGTGAATAACATGGTTGGACCTCTGGAAGAGAGGATGATGCTCTCGGGGATGCATACGGTTGCAGATATATTTTGTTGCTGCTGTGGGCAAATAATCGGCTGGAAATAT GAGGCTGCACACGAGAAAAGCCAGAAGTACAAAGAAGggaaattcgtcctcgaaag AGGGAGGATCATAGATGGAGGAGACTCTGAATTCTACATAGGAAATCACCCTATCTTGAGTGATGCAGAAGATGCATAG
- the LOC116022494 gene encoding putative pentatricopeptide repeat-containing protein At3g15200, translated as MLAETLSRGIQRCFKSKPVSQNLFPLSTFIRHSHCFPDRSFEDFPENCRELAHTDRTLDPESTSSGATALEIQTILKLQANKSITGIHSSISERSFALTEELVLDVLKRHRSDWKPAYAFFSWVLEGGNRTGYSPGSGVYNEMLNIMGKMRRFDELNQVLDVMSERGNLFSERTYGIVVNRYAAAHKIEEAIQFLYKRKELGLEIDLIAFQILLLSLCRYKHVEAAEFLYHNKKKEFRDEIKTRNIILNGWCVLGRLREAKRFWNDIVTSKCKPDKFTYGIFINSLCKAGKISTAVKLFQAMWEKGCKPDVAICNCIIDGLCFKKRIPEALEIFREMNERDCLPDTATYNSLIKHMCKIGRMEKVHELLGEMEETGKGCSPNARTYGYLIKSAKNPEEVSQILERMEKKGCKMIGDTCNLLLRLYMNWDLYERLKTTWDEMERCGLGPDQRSYTIMIHGLFEKGRLEDALQYFDEMTSKGMAPEPRTKLLVDAMNITLKDKGIGSEKVGTKNNAKKHTRN; from the coding sequence ATGTTGGCGGAAACACTCTCCCGGGGAATCCAACGTTGTTTCAAATCCAAACCGGTTTCCCAAAACCTCTTTCCTTTATCAACCTTCATTAGACACAGTCATTGCTTTCCCGACCGGAGCTTTGAAGATTTCCCGGAGAACTGCCGCGAACTCGCCCACACTGATCGCACTCTGGACCCAGAGTCCACTTCAAGCGGCGCCACCGCTCTCGAAATTCAAACCATTCTCAAGCTTCAGGCCAACAAATCGATCACTGGAATACATAGCTCTATCAGCGAAAGAAGTTTTGCCTTGACGGAGGAGTTGGTTCTCGATGTGCTTAAACGGCACCGTTCTGATTGGAAGCCAGCATATGCATTCTTCAGTTGGGTGCTAGAAGGGGGAAACCGCACTGGGTACTCGCCGGGGTCTGGTGTTTACAATGAAATGCTCAACATTATGGGAAAAATGAGACGTTTTGATGAATTGAACCAGGTGCTCGACGTAATGTCTGAAAGAGGAAATTTGTTCAGTGAAAGAACATACGGCATTGTTGTTAACAGGTATGCGGCAGCTCACAAAATTGAAGAAGCTATACAATTTTTGTACAAGAGGAAAGAGCTTGGGCTAGAGATTGATTTAATTGCTTTCCAAATACTGTTATTGTCATTGTGCCGGTACAAGCACGTTGAGGCAGCAGAGTTCTTGTACCATAACAAGAAAAAGGAGTTCAGGGATGAGATCAAAACGAGAAACATTATCTTGAATGGCTGGTGTGTTTTGGGGAGATTACGGGAAGCCAAGAGGTTTTGGAATGATATTGTGACTTCTAAGTGCAAGCCTGACAAGTTTACATATGGGATATTCATCAATTCATTGTGTAAGGCTGGAAAAATAAGCACAGCAGTGAAATTGTTTCAGGCCATGTGGGAGAAAGGGTGCAAGCCAGATGTGGCTATCTGCAATTGCATCATTGATGGGTTGTGTTTCAAGAAGAGGATTCCTGAGGCTCTTGAGATTTTCCGAGAAATGAATGAGAGAGATTGCTTACCAGATACTGCTACTTACAATTCATTGATCAAGCATATGTGCAAGATCGGGAGGATGGAGAAGGTGCATGAGCTTTTGGGGGAGATGGAAGAAACCGGCAAGGGCTGTTCACCAAATGCTAGAACTTACGGTTACTTGATAAAGTCTGCGAAGAATCCAGAGGAAGTTTCACAGATCTTGGAAAGAATGGAGAAGAAAGGGTGTAAGATGATAGGGGATACTTGCAATCTGTTGTTGAGGCTGTATATGAATTGGGATCTTTATGAAAGATTGAAAACTACTTGGGATGAGATGGAAAGGTGTGGACTTGGACCTGATCAGCGATCTTACACGATTATGATTCATGGCTTGTTTGAGAAAGGAAGGTTAGAGGATGCATTGCAGTATTTCGATGAGATGACATCGAAGGGAATGGCACCAGAGCCGAGGACAAAATTGTTGGTGGATGCCATGAACATTACCTTGAAAGACAAGGGAATTGGCTCAGAGAAGGTGGGAACAAAGAACAATGCAAAGAAGCATACGAGAAACTGA